Proteins encoded within one genomic window of Rhododendron vialii isolate Sample 1 chromosome 1a, ASM3025357v1:
- the LOC131317055 gene encoding uncharacterized protein LOC131317055 — protein MGVKVVRATLQWSQPSLPHSPSSPQTLAPTFSSPSLKRSCSSDGALAIRCFQKLDQSPLFGTEIYTSRSCVRPNPRRRTIRRATSAGFDSFSDEEFSKKIQELATRFQVSDDENDSRTTESSVSSTKAYSGIEIAENQRLFEPPDWPGSMEWKANSVELPVSLRMIKRKKQCQEGLRGSGDYSACCSVNKAFSSMVFIIRELHSFTLQMSERLSCVQDLQGVLARVQSEIHASFVWLFQQVFSHTPTLMVYMMILLANYSVYSMSGNVAIAAPVPLTSHAATMESVSVYEDSSHHKQQKFDSSKIKTFSISSSSGKTTSIGANDGGGGKFRPTASNTDGEGRFDDSTLLNYHRTVLPETTTEGESVSGQVTSEEELGVWHSIVEEAARMQGELRDESLDHETMQRFVSPVTAKTEADEYAEYVRTETLYQKGLDEDPNNPLLLANYAQFLYLVVNDYDGAEEYFKRAVKVEPPDAEALSKYASFLWQARKDLWAAEETYLEAIAADSGNSYYAANYAHFLWSTGGEDTCFPLDNNTNKA, from the exons ATGGGAGTGAAAGTTGTTAGGGCCACTTTACAATGGTCTCAGCCCTCCcttcctcattctccttcctcCCCTCAAACCCTAGCTCCCACATTCTCATCCCCTTCCCTCAAGCGAAGTTGTTCCAGCGACGGAGCTCTTGCAATCCGATGTTTTCAGAAGCTAGACCAATCGCCCCTGTTTGGAACGGAGATTTACACGTCTCGATCTTGTGTTCGCCCGAATCCGAGACGTCGAACTATCCGACGAGCTACCAGTGCCGGATTTGACTCGTTTTCGGATGAAGAGTTCTCGAAAAAGATTCAAGAATTGGCCACGAGATTCCAAGTATCCGACGATGAAAACGATAGCCGGACCACTGAATCGTCTGTTTCTTCTACAAAAGCCTATAGTGGTATCGAAATCGCAGAGAATCAGAGACTGTTTGAACCGCCTGATTGGCCGGGGAGCATGGAGTGGAAGGCGAACAGCGTGGAACTACCGGTCTCGCTTCGGATGATAAAGAGGAAGAAGCAATGCCAAGAAGGGCTGAGAGGATCAGGGGATTACTCCGCGTGTTGCTCTGTCAACAAGGCTTTTTCCTCGATGGTTTTCATAATACGAGAGCTCCATAGCTTCACCCTGCAAATGAGCGAAAGGCTTTCGTGCGTACAAGACCTGCAGGGGGTTCTGGCACGCGTGCAGAGCGAAATCCACGCTTCGTTCGTGTGGCTGTTCCAGCAGGTTTTCTCGCACACGCCGACTCTCATGGTGTACATGATGATCTTACTGGCGAATTACAGTGTGTATTCGATGAGCGGCAATGTCGCCATTGCTGCACCGGTCCCGCTAACATCTCATGCTGCTACGATGGAGTCCGTTTCGGTTTACGAAGATTCTAGTCATCATAAGCAGCAAAAGTTTGATTCTTCTAAAATCAAAACGTTTTCAATTTCGTCTTCCAGTGGAAAGACGACCTCAATCGGAGCAAACGACGGTGGAGGAGGGAAATTCCGGCCAACTGCGAGTAATACAGATGGTGAGGGGCGTTTTGATGACTCAACTTTATTGAACTATCATCGTACTGTACTTCCCGAGACGACGACGGAGGGGGAATCGGTATCGGGACAAGTGACGAGTGAAGAGGAGTTGGGAGTATGGCATTCGATAGTGGAAGAAGCAGCGAGGATGCAGGGGGAGTTGAGGGACGAGTCATTGGATCACGAAACGATGCAGAGGTTCGTTTCACCGGTGACGGCGAAGACAGAAGCGGATGAGTATGCGGAGTACGTGAGAACAGAGACGTTGTATCAAAAGGGATTGGATGAAGACCCCAATAACCCTCTTCTTCTTGCCAATTACGCCCAGTTCCTCTACCTCGTCGTGAACGACTACGATGG TGCTGAGGAGTACTTCAAGAGAGCGGTTAAGGTGGAGCCGCCGGATGCGGAGGCGTTGAGCAAGTACGCTAGCTTCCTGTGGCAAGCAAGGAAGGATCTGTGGGCGGCGGAGGAGACGTATCTAGAGGCCATCGCGGCTGACTCCGGCAACTCCTACTACGCGGCTAACTATGCTCACTTCCTGTGGAGTACCGGCGGCGAAGACACATGCTTCCCTTTAGACAACAACACGAACAAGGCTTGA